One window of the Triticum dicoccoides isolate Atlit2015 ecotype Zavitan chromosome 3B, WEW_v2.0, whole genome shotgun sequence genome contains the following:
- the LOC119281284 gene encoding thiosulfate/3-mercaptopyruvate sulfurtransferase 2-like, giving the protein MSSAVSEAVATNAASGVVHAVPRTEPVVSAEWLHANLRDPNVKVLDASWSEDDGEFLIPIEFILCRFLRHDLDCRSHVQVQ; this is encoded by the exons ATGTCGTCGGCCGTCTCGGAGGCCGTCGCCACCAACGCCGCGTCGGGCGTCGTCCACGCGGTGCCGCGGACCGAGCCTGTTGTGTCTGCCGAGTGGCTGCACGCCAACCTCAGGGACCCCAATGTGAAG GTACTTGATGCCTCTTGGTCAGAAGATGATGGCGAGTTCCTCATTCCAATTGAGTTTATATTGTGTAGGTTTCTTCGTCATGATCTGGATTGCCGCAGTCATGTTCAAGTCCAATGA